A section of the Bacillus sp. HSf4 genome encodes:
- the nrdF gene encoding class 1b ribonucleoside-diphosphate reductase subunit beta: MTKIYDAANWSKHEDDFTQMFYNQNVKQFWLPEEIALNGDLLTWKYLGKNEQDTYMKVLAGLTLLDTEQGNTGMPLVAEHVEGHQRKAVLNFMAMMENAVHAKSYSNIFMTLAPTETINEVFEWVKQNKYLQKKARTIVRIYEEIRGGDKISLFKAMVASVYLESFLFYSGFYYPLYFYGQGKLMQSGEIINLILRDEAIHGVYVGLLAQEIYNQQTPEKKEELYAFAIDLLKELYENELEYTEDLYDQVGLSHDVKKFIRYNANKALMNLGFEAYFEEEEINPIVLNGLNTKTKSHDFFSMKGNGYKKATVEPLKDDDFYFDEN; the protein is encoded by the coding sequence GTGACGAAAATATATGATGCAGCAAACTGGTCAAAGCATGAAGATGATTTTACCCAGATGTTTTACAACCAAAATGTAAAGCAGTTTTGGCTTCCGGAAGAAATCGCCTTAAACGGCGATCTTCTCACATGGAAGTACTTGGGCAAAAACGAACAGGACACATACATGAAAGTGCTCGCAGGGCTGACCCTTCTCGATACGGAGCAGGGCAACACCGGAATGCCTCTTGTCGCAGAGCATGTTGAAGGCCACCAGCGCAAAGCGGTGCTCAACTTCATGGCGATGATGGAGAACGCGGTTCACGCCAAGTCCTATTCCAACATTTTCATGACCCTTGCCCCGACAGAGACGATCAACGAAGTCTTTGAATGGGTGAAACAAAATAAATACCTGCAAAAGAAAGCGCGGACGATTGTCCGGATCTATGAAGAAATCCGCGGGGGCGACAAAATATCGCTGTTTAAGGCGATGGTCGCGTCGGTCTATCTGGAAAGCTTCCTGTTTTACAGCGGCTTCTACTATCCCCTTTATTTTTACGGACAAGGCAAGCTCATGCAGAGCGGTGAAATCATCAACCTGATCCTCCGGGATGAAGCGATTCACGGCGTTTATGTCGGTCTGCTCGCCCAGGAGATTTACAATCAGCAGACACCGGAGAAGAAAGAAGAGCTATATGCCTTTGCGATCGATCTATTGAAAGAGCTTTATGAAAACGAGCTTGAATATACAGAAGACTTGTATGATCAGGTCGGCCTGTCACACGATGTCAAAAAGTTCATTCGCTACAATGCAAACAAGGCGCTGATGAACCTTGGCTTTGAGGCCTATTTCGAAGAAGAAGAGATCAACCCGATCGTCTTGAACGGCTTGAATACGAAAACGAAATCGCACGACTTCTTCTCCATGAAAGGGAACGGCTACAAAAAAGCAACCGTTGAACCGCTGAAAGACGACGACTTTTATTTTGACGAAAACTAA
- a CDS encoding GntR family transcriptional regulator encodes MMNNNIKPIKRISFREEVYQALKREIVHLQLKPGERLHDQELAEQFGISRTPVREALKRLEDEGLVEAVPGSATRVAPLNREEAEHAFPVTAALHALAVRLSIPSLTEEDIKELEEHNNRLQHAIEKEDIIAAIEADEAFHRVFLNAAKNPEIIRALDRITAKIFRLEMSQFSSVSSMKSVEQHRKVIEAAQKRNAETAARLAEENWLSLGNRLAGHQEKE; translated from the coding sequence ATGATGAACAATAACATTAAACCGATTAAGCGGATTTCATTCCGTGAAGAAGTCTACCAAGCGCTTAAACGCGAAATCGTCCATTTACAGTTGAAGCCTGGAGAGCGCCTTCATGATCAGGAGCTTGCTGAGCAATTCGGCATCAGCCGCACCCCTGTCAGAGAGGCACTCAAACGACTGGAGGATGAAGGGCTTGTCGAAGCGGTACCAGGATCGGCAACACGTGTAGCCCCGCTGAACCGTGAAGAGGCAGAGCATGCCTTTCCCGTAACGGCTGCATTGCACGCTTTGGCCGTCCGGCTTTCAATCCCTTCCTTAACAGAGGAGGATATAAAAGAGCTGGAGGAGCATAACAATCGACTCCAGCATGCGATTGAAAAAGAGGACATCATCGCCGCCATTGAAGCAGATGAAGCATTTCACCGCGTATTTTTAAACGCGGCCAAAAATCCGGAAATTATCCGTGCACTGGACAGAATCACCGCCAAGATTTTCCGGCTGGAAATGTCCCAGTTTTCTTCAGTCAGCAGCATGAAATCAGTTGAACAGCATCGAAAGGTCATCGAAGCCGCTCAAAAGAGAAATGCTGAAACGGCGGCGAGGCTTGCCGAGGAGAACTGGCTGAGTCTTGGAAATCGATTGGCCGGACATCAAGAAAAGGAGTGA
- a CDS encoding multidrug resistance efflux transporter family protein, which produces MRPIILGICAAFFFAFTFVLNRAMELGGGSWIWSASLRFLFMAPLLFAIVCMRGNAAQVFQEIKKAPLGWMKWSIVGFGFFYAPLCFAAAFGPGWLIAGTWQVTIISGSLLAPLFYETVQTKAGLVQIRGQIPYKGLMMSLLILAGVVLMQAEHAAQLSLKEMVLCVAPVILASFAYPLGNRKMMELCGGRLDAYQRVLGMTLASLPFWLFLSLFGFWQAGPPSAGQLVQSALVAVFSGICATILFFAATDIVKGNMQKLAAVEATQSFEVLFAAAGEIVFLSSPLPGAVSWAGMVLVVVGMMLNSYVSNKKTAVESEAVKA; this is translated from the coding sequence TTGAGGCCGATTATACTTGGCATTTGCGCCGCTTTCTTTTTCGCTTTCACATTTGTCCTCAACAGAGCGATGGAGCTCGGTGGGGGAAGCTGGATCTGGAGCGCTTCTCTCCGGTTTCTATTCATGGCGCCGCTCCTCTTTGCCATCGTTTGTATGAGAGGAAATGCGGCACAGGTCTTTCAGGAAATCAAAAAAGCGCCGCTCGGCTGGATGAAATGGAGCATCGTCGGGTTCGGCTTTTTTTATGCGCCGCTGTGTTTTGCCGCCGCTTTCGGACCGGGCTGGCTGATTGCGGGAACATGGCAGGTCACCATCATCTCAGGCTCGCTACTGGCGCCGCTTTTTTATGAGACTGTCCAAACAAAAGCAGGGCTTGTGCAAATCAGGGGGCAAATCCCTTATAAGGGGTTGATGATGTCGCTTTTGATTTTGGCGGGGGTTGTGCTGATGCAGGCGGAACATGCGGCACAGCTTTCATTAAAGGAGATGGTCTTATGTGTTGCTCCGGTCATCTTAGCTTCTTTTGCCTATCCGCTCGGAAACAGGAAAATGATGGAGCTTTGCGGCGGTCGTCTTGACGCATATCAGCGCGTACTCGGAATGACGCTGGCAAGTCTTCCGTTTTGGCTGTTCCTTTCTCTATTCGGCTTTTGGCAAGCAGGTCCGCCAAGCGCCGGTCAGCTTGTCCAATCCGCTTTGGTCGCTGTGTTTTCCGGAATATGCGCGACGATTTTGTTCTTTGCCGCAACTGATATTGTCAAAGGGAATATGCAGAAACTGGCCGCTGTCGAAGCGACGCAATCATTTGAAGTTTTGTTTGCGGCAGCAGGAGAAATTGTCTTCCTTTCAAGCCCGCTGCCCGGAGCCGTATCCTGGGCCGGCATGGTCCTGGTCGTCGTAGGGATGATGTTAAACAGCTATGTATCGAACAAAAAAACGGCGGTCGAAAGCGAAGCTGTCAAAGCATGA
- a CDS encoding N-acetylmuramoyl-L-alanine amidase: protein MVKIFIDPGHGGTDPGATGNGLQEKNITLQIALALRNLLLDEYQNVSVQLSRTSDQTVSLTQRTNAANSWGADFYLSIHINAGGGTGYEDYIYPGVGAPTTTYQNIMHEEILKAVDFNDRGKKTADFHVLRESNMPALLTENGFVDNANDANKLKSPTFIQSIVRGHANGLARAFSLSKKTTALYKVQIGAFEKKANADDLAARAKAKGFDAIVIYRDSLYKVQIGAFSSKANAEALAQEAKNAGFDAFVYQE, encoded by the coding sequence GTGGTTAAAATTTTCATCGATCCGGGCCATGGCGGTACAGACCCAGGTGCAACCGGCAACGGCTTGCAGGAAAAGAATATCACATTGCAAATCGCCTTGGCTCTCAGAAACCTGTTGCTTGATGAATATCAAAATGTTTCTGTGCAGCTGAGTAGGACAAGCGACCAGACTGTCAGTCTGACGCAAAGGACGAACGCCGCAAACAGCTGGGGTGCTGATTTTTACCTGTCAATCCACATTAACGCCGGAGGCGGTACAGGCTATGAAGACTATATTTATCCTGGTGTCGGCGCTCCTACCACCACCTACCAGAATATTATGCATGAAGAGATTTTAAAAGCGGTCGATTTTAATGACCGCGGTAAGAAAACGGCCGATTTCCATGTTTTGCGCGAGTCGAATATGCCGGCGCTGCTCACGGAAAATGGTTTTGTGGATAATGCAAACGACGCCAATAAACTGAAATCACCAACTTTTATCCAATCCATCGTCAGAGGCCATGCCAATGGACTGGCGAGGGCATTCAGTCTGTCGAAAAAAACGACAGCTCTCTATAAAGTTCAAATCGGCGCCTTCGAGAAGAAGGCAAACGCCGATGATCTTGCGGCGAGGGCGAAAGCCAAAGGATTTGACGCCATCGTCATTTACAGAGACAGCCTTTATAAGGTGCAAATCGGGGCATTTTCCTCTAAAGCGAATGCTGAAGCACTGGCCCAGGAGGCAAAAAACGCCGGATTTGATGCTTTTGTTTATCAAGAATAG
- a CDS encoding HIT domain-containing protein has product MCTCIFCDIAKQNVHCYEVYKNEHITSFLDLNPITNGHTLIIPNQHIERLDELDDPILASAFMNALIKIPQILIQSGICEDYTILSDNGEHAQQDIKHVHFHVIPRHLHEKPVFRLETNCHAAKRSSLFSVWQKIVMSR; this is encoded by the coding sequence ATGTGCACATGTATATTTTGCGATATCGCGAAACAGAACGTTCATTGCTATGAAGTGTATAAAAATGAACATATCACATCATTTCTCGATCTTAATCCTATCACAAATGGTCATACACTGATCATTCCCAATCAACATATTGAAAGGCTGGATGAATTGGACGATCCCATCCTGGCAAGCGCATTCATGAACGCCTTAATCAAAATTCCTCAAATTTTAATTCAGTCAGGAATTTGTGAAGATTACACGATCCTTTCTGATAATGGAGAGCACGCTCAGCAAGATATAAAGCACGTTCATTTTCATGTGATCCCCAGACATTTACATGAAAAGCCTGTTTTTCGATTAGAAACGAATTGCCATGCAGCGAAAAGAAGCAGCTTATTTTCGGTCTGGCAAAAAATCGTCATGTCCAGGTGA
- a CDS encoding SMI1/KNR4 family protein: protein MEDAAFYFEDPASPQAISDLEKKLGVTFPNDYKEFLLQHNGMKMFDGVEILNIEGIIEYNEVQDFPEGYVLIGYHFDGRYVIDTNKSRNGLGYMLYLDSIDAIEDAVNLDSNFEIWFDMLVSSNGTKYWEVSPNIQEYYKLVSE from the coding sequence ATGGAAGATGCTGCTTTTTATTTTGAAGATCCAGCAAGTCCTCAAGCAATTAGCGACTTAGAAAAGAAGTTAGGTGTTACTTTCCCTAATGATTATAAAGAGTTTTTGTTGCAACACAATGGGATGAAAATGTTTGATGGTGTTGAAATACTTAACATAGAAGGAATCATTGAATATAACGAAGTTCAAGATTTCCCCGAGGGATACGTCCTAATTGGATATCATTTTGACGGAAGATATGTCATAGACACAAACAAATCAAGAAACGGATTAGGTTATATGTTATATCTAGATTCAATTGATGCTATAGAAGATGCGGTTAACTTAGATTCTAATTTTGAGATATGGTTTGATATGTTAGTGTCTTCTAACGGGACGAAATATTGGGAAGTGAGTCCGAATATCCAGGAGTATTATAAACTGGTTTCAGAATAA
- a CDS encoding T7SS effector LXG polymorphic toxin, with product MKVYEAKSLKSAMEARSHEYKKAREQFVNLQRAFMGMADLGDEFQGRGADNIKSFYKEHARNVDEWLGMFDMQIAFLDSIAGALEEADLAGNTFVDTSFLENELEIAYRKSNEMVAEQKQAIKAILEDIKDIVPLGVFSTFDFKEHISNSKVIKDNTVDKIHETDWKLKNEYEKSELNQDYIDKRIKALLDATGKGKNAQPINFNAKAYYDTKVFKYKDEIHKKTEEYLTIKKEEAEKRRIEELKEKLAKVSDPDEYLEMAKEIGYDNLDSEQKQYVQALQKMKRDEFFDPIGFLGGVKDNLVDTGIGLWDAATHPKETLEGIGHVIIHPVDTFNIIKKDIEESFERDVINGDTYSRSHWFGYALTTVGTSIVGSKGVDKLSKVSKAGKIGKAGAKVKSVTKKATSKTMKVSKEALEKSVASFKQSMQRVASNIKGIQIHNPFEPQVEFAGIGKVPYNVLNGEKIKEKFIQFAKKVSDLSRKPFTGKNINLPWLNKERYGVTEVKGHVKVKGKTKDVGRRVYTWNDIDINQKNEFGVTNLELMKKGSAPYAKDGTQINLHHLIQEEKGTMIEIPNSLHRKYYKVIHGLKGKGESFRNDPELKAQYNSFRGRYWKWRAEEIEKQMR from the coding sequence ATGAAAGTATATGAAGCAAAATCACTAAAATCCGCCATGGAAGCACGATCACATGAATACAAGAAAGCCAGAGAACAGTTTGTCAATCTGCAAAGGGCTTTTATGGGGATGGCTGACTTAGGCGATGAGTTTCAGGGAAGAGGCGCTGACAATATCAAGTCCTTTTATAAAGAACATGCCAGAAATGTTGATGAATGGCTTGGTATGTTTGACATGCAAATCGCTTTTCTGGACAGCATTGCCGGAGCGTTAGAAGAAGCAGATCTGGCGGGCAACACATTCGTTGACACTTCCTTTCTGGAAAACGAATTAGAGATTGCTTATAGAAAATCAAATGAAATGGTTGCCGAACAAAAGCAAGCGATTAAAGCTATCTTAGAAGACATAAAAGACATCGTTCCGTTAGGAGTCTTTTCAACATTCGACTTTAAAGAACATATCTCTAATTCAAAAGTAATTAAAGACAACACAGTTGACAAAATTCATGAAACCGATTGGAAATTAAAAAACGAATATGAGAAATCGGAATTGAATCAAGACTACATCGATAAAAGAATCAAAGCTTTACTAGACGCTACAGGAAAAGGAAAAAACGCACAACCGATCAACTTCAATGCAAAAGCATATTACGACACAAAAGTATTCAAGTATAAAGATGAAATACATAAGAAAACAGAGGAATACCTTACAATTAAAAAAGAAGAAGCTGAAAAACGCAGGATTGAAGAGTTAAAAGAAAAGCTTGCCAAAGTATCTGATCCTGATGAATATCTTGAAATGGCCAAAGAGATTGGGTATGACAATCTAGACTCAGAGCAGAAACAATATGTTCAGGCACTGCAGAAGATGAAGCGTGATGAGTTCTTTGATCCAATTGGATTTCTTGGGGGAGTAAAAGATAATCTAGTCGATACGGGCATTGGGTTGTGGGACGCTGCAACCCACCCGAAGGAAACACTGGAGGGCATCGGCCATGTGATCATTCACCCCGTAGATACCTTTAACATCATAAAAAAGGATATTGAAGAATCCTTCGAGCGGGATGTGATCAATGGTGATACCTACAGCAGAAGCCATTGGTTCGGATATGCCCTTACAACGGTGGGAACATCGATAGTAGGCTCAAAAGGTGTAGACAAATTAAGCAAAGTCTCGAAAGCCGGGAAAATCGGAAAAGCTGGAGCTAAAGTAAAGTCAGTTACAAAGAAAGCCACAAGCAAAACGATGAAGGTTTCAAAGGAAGCTTTAGAAAAAAGCGTAGCGTCTTTCAAACAATCGATGCAAAGGGTCGCTTCAAACATAAAAGGGATTCAAATACACAACCCTTTTGAGCCGCAAGTTGAATTTGCGGGCATAGGGAAAGTTCCATATAATGTACTCAATGGTGAGAAGATAAAAGAAAAGTTTATTCAGTTTGCAAAGAAAGTTTCTGATCTAAGCAGAAAACCGTTTACAGGAAAAAACATAAATCTTCCTTGGTTGAACAAAGAAAGATATGGAGTTACAGAAGTTAAGGGGCATGTAAAGGTTAAAGGAAAAACTAAGGATGTTGGTCGAAGAGTTTATACATGGAATGATATTGATATAAATCAAAAAAATGAGTTTGGTGTTACAAATCTTGAACTCATGAAAAAGGGGAGTGCTCCTTATGCAAAGGATGGTACTCAAATCAACCTTCATCATTTAATTCAAGAAGAAAAAGGAACAATGATAGAGATTCCAAATAGTTTGCACAGAAAATATTATAAAGTAATCCATGGACTAAAAGGAAAAGGAGAAAGTTTCAGAAATGACCCTGAATTGAAAGCTCAATATAACTCTTTTCGAGGTCGCTATTGGAAGTGGAGAGCCGAAGAAATTGAGAAACAGATGAGGTGA
- a CDS encoding SMI1/KNR4 family protein, whose product MNLSKVREFIEENKHEAIFTGGTNENNIKWIEETLQVELPESYKWFLRNYGAGGMFGVLILGYNIDSATVVNKTVEYREDYNLTEGLVVIEDIDFFAYCLDTNKMENGECPVFIWDRENGYENFVAGSFIEYFYDKLKRMKENWEEDEE is encoded by the coding sequence ATGAATCTCTCAAAAGTTAGAGAATTTATTGAAGAGAATAAACATGAGGCAATATTTACTGGTGGTACAAATGAAAATAATATAAAGTGGATCGAAGAAACACTTCAAGTTGAATTGCCAGAGAGTTATAAATGGTTTTTAAGAAATTATGGTGCGGGTGGTATGTTTGGCGTTTTAATTTTAGGATATAATATTGACTCCGCTACAGTTGTTAACAAAACTGTAGAGTACAGAGAAGATTACAACTTAACAGAAGGCTTAGTGGTCATAGAAGATATTGACTTCTTTGCTTATTGTTTAGATACAAACAAGATGGAAAATGGAGAATGTCCAGTATTTATATGGGATCGAGAAAATGGATATGAAAATTTTGTAGCCGGCAGTTTTATTGAATATTTTTATGATAAGCTTAAACGAATGAAAGAGAACTGGGAAGAAGATGAAGAGTAA
- a CDS encoding tetratricopeptide repeat protein: protein MSNESVIPYDLVATKMNQWYTALKNNWSAIAERVKEEVKQELERMEENQDALVYYSLLVFRHELMLDYLYPDTDRDIEKHYKELKENVGSKNLNGMLEYYYHYFMGMYYFRQKELSYSLNFYRLAEKALDSIEGVEIEKADFYFKMAEIHYHMKQTYLSMNYASRAYKIFRRYPTYGVQRVHCQFVIAGNWLDNMRSEEALKNAFQALKESKELNVDYLIGSSHFNVGICYNQLEELGEAEKHFQQALEFYRRGKHSYEPKALFNLSLVKARQNDLVAASQLYKEGNELAKQYENNEIVEKFKMVKGLYLSNDLDMVKETFQFFEKTKMYPDMEWYSILVAELLSSREKYEEAGEYYRKAIAARRQIQRGELLNEI, encoded by the coding sequence TTGTCTAATGAAAGTGTGATACCGTATGATCTAGTTGCAACGAAAATGAATCAATGGTATACAGCTTTGAAAAATAATTGGTCAGCTATTGCTGAAAGGGTAAAGGAAGAAGTTAAGCAGGAGTTAGAGCGAATGGAAGAAAACCAAGATGCACTGGTGTATTACTCGCTATTGGTGTTCCGTCATGAGCTAATGCTTGATTATCTTTATCCTGATACTGATAGAGACATAGAAAAGCATTACAAAGAATTAAAAGAGAATGTGGGCAGCAAAAATTTAAACGGAATGCTGGAATATTACTATCATTACTTTATGGGGATGTATTATTTTAGACAAAAAGAGCTGTCATACTCTTTGAATTTTTATAGACTTGCAGAAAAAGCTCTTGATTCAATTGAAGGGGTCGAAATTGAAAAAGCTGATTTTTATTTTAAAATGGCTGAAATTCATTATCATATGAAGCAGACTTATCTTTCAATGAATTATGCAAGTCGTGCTTATAAAATATTCCGTAGATACCCTACATATGGCGTTCAACGAGTCCATTGTCAATTTGTAATTGCAGGGAACTGGCTAGACAACATGAGAAGCGAAGAAGCATTAAAAAACGCATTTCAGGCATTAAAGGAATCTAAAGAATTGAATGTTGATTATTTAATTGGCTCATCGCACTTCAACGTGGGGATATGTTATAATCAACTTGAAGAACTTGGTGAGGCGGAGAAACATTTCCAACAAGCTCTTGAATTTTATAGACGTGGAAAACATAGCTATGAACCAAAGGCGTTGTTTAATTTATCACTTGTTAAAGCCAGACAAAATGACTTAGTTGCAGCTTCTCAATTGTACAAAGAAGGGAACGAACTGGCAAAACAATATGAAAACAATGAAATTGTCGAAAAATTTAAAATGGTTAAAGGGCTGTACCTGTCAAATGATTTAGACATGGTTAAAGAAACATTCCAGTTCTTCGAAAAAACAAAAATGTACCCCGATATGGAGTGGTACAGTATATTGGTGGCAGAACTGCTTTCAAGTAGAGAGAAATATGAGGAAGCAGGTGAATACTACCGTAAAGCCATTGCAGCTAGGAGACAAATTCAAAGAGGTGAGCTGTTAAATGAAATCTAA
- a CDS encoding pre-toxin TG domain-containing protein: MKKILSVLFVITFLFTTISTTFTMPERAFAASGSSLSESQLKKIQKEIEILKLLKKEYDSLDKQKKALLKKKLKRLAAVVDIKLKALHKKIKKKEKEIIKEIETKVIPAINKALWIYKQTIEILDGVNEIMEQMIEAENQMIKGLDQMNAAVDGMNKEMDNVIHSMNEVNKAMDECNKALDVMVETTNEMTKEVNDATANANQMIRGINQANKGMEQLNKSTDKLNKAIKKTNRAFGNYDKKSNKVKNKKITKKQAEKIKKQKEQLKRAQNKVDNASQNLKKNEKTLNEGALGLSILLDLTPVVSNIKGGAEFVIGEDLVTHERLSDYERTLAGISVLTSGTFKLASKAMGMSSKTAKTAKIVEDGAKSGKAGFDVASFEKKIAKMNLNEKIPLVRTTAADFAKQRNWKKDSKLTKINKRDVYLDSKTGTYYAVDTQHGRFEVVNKRGKHQGEVDFNLNETKPADKSGRHDLKMK; this comes from the coding sequence TTGAAGAAGATACTTAGTGTTTTATTTGTAATCACATTTTTATTCACGACCATTTCAACAACTTTTACAATGCCAGAAAGAGCATTTGCAGCGTCAGGAAGTAGTCTAAGTGAGTCTCAATTGAAAAAAATTCAAAAAGAAATAGAGATCTTGAAATTATTAAAAAAAGAATACGATTCACTTGATAAGCAAAAAAAAGCCCTTTTAAAGAAAAAGTTAAAAAGGCTAGCTGCTGTAGTAGATATTAAACTTAAGGCATTACATAAAAAAATTAAGAAAAAAGAAAAAGAAATAATAAAAGAGATAGAGACTAAAGTTATTCCCGCTATAAACAAAGCATTATGGATTTATAAACAAACAATAGAAATACTCGATGGCGTGAATGAAATAATGGAGCAAATGATAGAAGCCGAGAACCAAATGATCAAAGGCTTAGATCAAATGAATGCTGCTGTAGATGGAATGAATAAAGAAATGGACAATGTTATTCATTCGATGAATGAAGTTAACAAAGCAATGGATGAATGTAATAAAGCCTTAGATGTCATGGTAGAAACAACGAATGAAATGACAAAAGAGGTTAACGATGCAACCGCCAATGCGAACCAAATGATTAGGGGTATTAACCAGGCCAATAAGGGTATGGAGCAATTAAATAAGTCAACTGACAAACTTAATAAAGCTATTAAAAAAACCAATAGAGCTTTTGGTAATTATGATAAAAAATCAAATAAAGTTAAAAATAAAAAGATTACAAAGAAGCAAGCAGAGAAAATAAAAAAGCAAAAAGAACAGTTAAAAAGAGCCCAAAACAAAGTTGATAATGCTAGCCAAAATTTAAAGAAGAATGAGAAGACTTTAAATGAGGGAGCTCTTGGTTTATCAATTTTACTTGATTTAACCCCAGTGGTTTCTAATATAAAAGGTGGGGCGGAGTTTGTTATTGGAGAAGACCTAGTTACTCATGAGCGCCTCTCTGATTACGAAAGAACACTTGCTGGAATAAGTGTGCTTACATCAGGCACCTTCAAGCTTGCAAGTAAGGCAATGGGTATGTCTTCAAAAACTGCTAAGACTGCAAAAATTGTTGAGGATGGTGCTAAAAGCGGAAAAGCAGGTTTTGATGTAGCTTCCTTTGAAAAAAAGATAGCTAAAATGAATTTAAATGAAAAAATTCCATTGGTTAGAACGACTGCTGCTGATTTTGCTAAGCAAAGAAATTGGAAAAAGGATTCGAAATTAACTAAAATTAATAAAAGAGATGTGTATTTGGATTCGAAAACAGGCACATACTATGCAGTAGATACCCAACATGGTAGATTTGAAGTTGTTAATAAAAGAGGAAAACATCAAGGAGAAGTGGACTTTAACTTAAACGAAACTAAACCAGCTGACAAATCGGGACGTCATGATTTAAAAATGAAATAA
- a CDS encoding urea transporter, translated as MMQKNKHHLLSEGVFFPLITASLKGITQVILIENVMTGFLILIAITVSSYYLGIIALLSAIIGTLAGKLGAADEKNINQGLLGYNSVLTGMALASFLTGPYTWLIALIGAAAAAIFTAAMMHFTKRTEVPILTFPFVILTWFILLASYKLKGIRLSSALVPQDLTHWELKTAGEVNLIDGVFHGIGQVFFLSNTASGILVFLAVCWAGRKLGLYTVIGNAVAIIIAFLLGGEHSLITLGLYGYNAILTILAVSSVFKSEHNRFAFLSGIISACLTVPITAGLSTYLLPYGLPALTMPFVLCSWLFLGARKVLPNL; from the coding sequence ATGATGCAAAAAAACAAGCATCATTTATTAAGCGAGGGGGTGTTTTTCCCTTTAATAACAGCTTCTCTCAAAGGCATCACTCAAGTCATCCTGATTGAGAATGTAATGACCGGCTTTCTAATTCTGATAGCCATCACTGTTTCTTCTTATTATTTAGGCATAATTGCTCTGTTGTCCGCTATTATCGGCACCTTAGCAGGGAAATTGGGGGCGGCAGATGAAAAGAATATAAATCAGGGTTTGTTAGGATATAATTCTGTGTTAACTGGAATGGCATTGGCATCATTCTTAACTGGCCCTTACACGTGGCTTATCGCTTTAATTGGGGCAGCCGCAGCAGCCATCTTCACAGCCGCCATGATGCATTTTACGAAAAGAACCGAAGTTCCAATTCTTACATTCCCCTTTGTTATCCTGACATGGTTTATATTATTAGCTTCATACAAATTAAAAGGGATTAGATTAAGTTCTGCCCTGGTACCTCAGGATTTAACACACTGGGAACTAAAGACAGCAGGTGAAGTCAATTTAATAGACGGGGTCTTTCATGGAATTGGACAAGTATTTTTTCTTAGTAACACAGCATCTGGGATTTTAGTATTCCTCGCCGTATGTTGGGCAGGAAGAAAACTAGGACTATATACAGTTATCGGAAATGCAGTTGCTATCATCATTGCATTCCTTTTAGGAGGGGAGCATTCTCTCATCACATTGGGTCTTTACGGGTATAACGCAATTTTAACTATTCTGGCCGTATCTTCTGTTTTTAAAAGTGAACATAACCGGTTTGCATTTTTATCAGGGATCATTTCAGCTTGTCTGACAGTGCCTATCACAGCAGGCCTCAGCACGTACCTTTTGCCATATGGACTCCCTGCCCTAACAATGCCGTTTGTTCTTTGTTCCTGGCTGTTTCTGGGTGCAAGAAAGGTTCTGCCAAACTTGTAG
- a CDS encoding urease subunit gamma, which produces MQLLPREVDKLMIVVAADLAKRRKERGLKLNHPEAVALITYEVLEGARDGKTVAELMECGTTILSREDVMEGIPEMIEDIQVEATFPDGTKLVTVHSPIK; this is translated from the coding sequence ATGCAACTATTACCGCGTGAGGTAGACAAACTTATGATTGTTGTTGCTGCAGATCTTGCGAAGCGACGTAAAGAACGAGGATTGAAATTGAACCACCCGGAAGCAGTAGCGCTTATAACGTATGAAGTGTTGGAGGGAGCACGGGATGGAAAAACAGTTGCGGAGCTGATGGAATGTGGAACAACCATTTTGTCGAGGGAAGATGTAATGGAAGGTATTCCGGAAATGATTGAAGATATCCAGGTAGAAGCTACATTTCCAGACGGCACAAAGCTTGTAACAGTACATAGTCCGATTAAATAA